One genomic segment of Vulgatibacter sp. includes these proteins:
- a CDS encoding SPL family radical SAM protein: MKIPLPQLSFAFAGAPGPAPGATDGAVLDEANATAYVEMTCRSILNWSQGTRMRDVFTVNPYRGCEFGCAYCYARYTHEFLELAHWEDFERRIFVKSNAPEVMRRELKRKDVLGHGIAIGTATDPYQPAERRFGITRRILEGLLPYRDIPISLISKSGLIERDVELLASLARRHPLRVLTSCISLDRDLLRALERRAPVPERRFRAMERLSAAGVTCGLIVAPILPGLTDGVDHLTALLVRAKQAGASFAHSNVLFLRSSAKKRFFPWLRENAPWLHERYGAAYAKGAYESDDYRAQVRRHVAEAMARAGFDEGPRRFGNRGEAA; encoded by the coding sequence ATGAAGATCCCCCTGCCCCAGCTCTCCTTCGCCTTCGCCGGAGCACCCGGTCCCGCCCCCGGCGCCACCGACGGCGCCGTCCTCGACGAGGCGAACGCCACCGCCTACGTGGAGATGACCTGCCGGTCGATCCTCAACTGGTCGCAGGGCACGCGGATGAGGGACGTCTTCACCGTCAACCCCTACCGCGGCTGCGAATTCGGCTGCGCCTATTGCTACGCCCGCTACACCCACGAATTCCTGGAGCTCGCCCACTGGGAGGATTTCGAGCGCCGGATCTTCGTCAAGAGCAACGCGCCGGAGGTGATGCGGCGGGAGCTGAAGCGCAAGGACGTCCTCGGCCACGGCATCGCCATCGGCACCGCCACCGACCCCTACCAGCCGGCGGAGCGGCGCTTCGGGATCACCCGGCGGATCCTCGAGGGGCTTCTCCCCTATCGGGACATCCCCATCTCCCTCATCAGCAAGAGCGGGCTGATCGAGCGGGACGTGGAGCTCCTCGCCTCCCTCGCCCGCCGCCATCCGCTCCGGGTCCTCACCTCCTGCATCAGCCTCGACCGCGATCTCCTCCGGGCCCTCGAACGGCGGGCGCCGGTGCCGGAACGCCGCTTCCGGGCGATGGAGCGGCTCAGCGCCGCTGGCGTCACCTGCGGGCTCATCGTGGCGCCGATCCTTCCCGGCCTCACCGACGGTGTCGACCATCTCACCGCGCTCCTCGTGCGGGCGAAGCAGGCGGGAGCGAGCTTCGCGCACTCCAACGTCCTCTTCCTCCGCTCCAGCGCGAAGAAGCGCTTCTTTCCCTGGCTCCGGGAGAACGCCCCCTGGCTCCACGAACGCTACGGGGCTGCCTACGCGAAGGGCGCCTACGAGTCGGACGACTACCGGGCGCAGGTCCGGCGCCACGTGGCGGAGGCGATGGCGCGGGCAGGATTCGACGAGGGGCCGCGCCGCTTCGGCAACCGGGGCGAGGCTGCATGA
- a CDS encoding PKD domain-containing protein: MAGRWGARVCALVGLVGVLGGCGEDRLIDFAFPPEGKPGLERVAFFPVVVPEAPQEGEAPEAEPTPGTLLAAAASGGTGCAGDAVRLQAEATGGVPPYQWSWAPAAGLDDPQSATPVATGDVATTYTATVRDAMGRTAETTVTVGRRALPALAIDFVAGGAGICAGDEARLDASASRDADGAPLGSIAWDLDGDGTVDASGADSGAFVPVDGQLVRLSATDAEGCTATAERTLAVRALPSAVLALREGAEQVCSGAEVEVDGAGSRDADGNPVASYGWDLDGDGAADGDAASLRFTPTHGQEVRLLVSDAAGCSAAATRTFGTWGPPVPQIDFLAGAPLTCAGTAVVLDGSGSRDATGAPVASWGWDVDGDGTIDAAAASTPPFVPAPGQEVRLVVADANGCTAAASRQLEVRALPTPTIAFAAGGPNVCAGAVVALHGDGSRDADGSPVASWSWDLQADGTIDRAGANTGTFVPVDGQRVRLTVTDALGCVGSTEQSLGTWAHPVARIGFASGGSLVCEGSVVELDGAASTGGSGASVVAWSWDVDDDGAGDRSGVGSGPILPQDGQRVRLEVTDSNGCVGAAAQTLGVRAPPVASMVFTSGGAAICAGGSVALDGSGSRDVDGNPVASWSWDLEADGTADRSGSSSGAIVPVAGQTVRLTVTDGLGCTASAEETVSVRGLPTAAIGFAAGAPLVCEGGSVELDGSGSSDVDGNAVASWSWDLESDGVVDRSGANTGALQPVDGQQVRLTVTDALGCTASAARSLATRQLPTARIDFAAGGDSVCAGESVALSGGSSQDADGGPVAAWDWDLDGDGSVDAAGDGSGSFVPADGQQARLTVRDAFGCSASAVQRLGVRSRPLADIDLIGHAIVCEGDTVQLDGSASTDAAGGPVTSWAWELDGVAGTVDSTSAVTHAFEPNGAATLTVTADACTAEATQPLTTLGPRSLYPWTSSGGGTAPPVDIVFVVDNSGSMADEIVAIQNNINSNFSQIIGQSGIDYRVIFLSKHGEVNPDESICISSPLSGTDCNPIPSQPANTANFFQLDVEVGSHDSLDIVLDRFHDQVRRRGRNTWIEPGWGQWLRAGSQKVFVEITDDEASLSASSFETSLFALSSAHFGDATARNYTWHSIVGLAQNAPISAAWEPADPLQTQLCGGTVMAAGTEYQELSRRSGGLRFPICEYAHFDVIFRAIADHVVENVRLDCSVALPVGDGQPALATLEVEWTPSSGGILVLPQVADAAACAGADGYYVDAGTVHLCPSTCTTVQADEGARIDLSGCHPLVPTLPTLP, from the coding sequence ATGGCTGGCAGGTGGGGGGCGCGCGTCTGCGCGCTGGTGGGCCTCGTCGGAGTACTCGGAGGCTGCGGCGAGGATCGGCTGATCGATTTCGCGTTTCCGCCGGAGGGAAAGCCGGGGCTGGAGCGCGTGGCCTTCTTCCCGGTGGTGGTGCCGGAGGCGCCGCAGGAAGGCGAGGCGCCGGAGGCGGAACCGACCCCGGGCACCCTCCTGGCGGCTGCGGCGAGCGGCGGCACCGGCTGCGCCGGCGACGCGGTGCGGCTCCAGGCCGAGGCCACCGGCGGCGTCCCGCCCTACCAGTGGTCCTGGGCGCCCGCTGCAGGTCTCGACGATCCGCAGAGCGCCACGCCGGTGGCCACCGGCGACGTGGCGACGACCTACACCGCGACGGTGCGCGACGCCATGGGCCGGACCGCGGAGACGACGGTGACCGTCGGGCGGCGGGCGCTTCCCGCCCTCGCCATCGACTTCGTCGCCGGTGGCGCAGGGATCTGCGCCGGCGACGAGGCCCGGCTCGACGCCTCTGCGTCCCGGGACGCGGACGGTGCGCCGCTGGGCTCGATCGCCTGGGACCTCGACGGCGACGGGACCGTCGACGCCTCCGGCGCCGACAGCGGCGCCTTCGTTCCCGTGGACGGGCAGCTCGTCCGCCTCAGCGCCACCGACGCAGAAGGCTGCACTGCCACCGCGGAGCGAACGCTGGCGGTTCGCGCCCTGCCCAGCGCGGTCCTCGCCTTGCGCGAGGGCGCGGAGCAGGTCTGCAGCGGCGCGGAGGTCGAGGTGGACGGCGCCGGCTCCCGGGATGCGGACGGCAACCCCGTCGCCAGCTACGGCTGGGACCTCGACGGCGACGGCGCGGCGGACGGCGACGCCGCCTCGCTCCGCTTCACGCCCACGCACGGGCAGGAGGTCCGTCTCCTGGTCTCGGACGCTGCGGGCTGCAGCGCCGCAGCCACCAGGACCTTCGGCACCTGGGGGCCACCGGTGCCGCAGATCGACTTTCTCGCTGGCGCGCCGCTCACCTGCGCCGGCACCGCTGTCGTCCTCGACGGCAGCGGCTCCCGCGATGCGACCGGCGCCCCCGTCGCCAGCTGGGGCTGGGACGTCGACGGCGACGGGACGATCGACGCGGCAGCTGCGAGCACCCCGCCCTTCGTTCCCGCGCCGGGCCAGGAGGTGCGCCTCGTGGTCGCCGACGCGAACGGGTGCACGGCGGCGGCGTCCCGGCAGCTGGAGGTGCGGGCGTTGCCCACGCCCACGATCGCCTTCGCCGCAGGCGGACCCAACGTCTGCGCCGGCGCGGTGGTGGCGCTCCACGGCGACGGCTCGCGGGACGCGGACGGGAGCCCGGTGGCCTCGTGGTCCTGGGATCTGCAGGCGGACGGCACCATCGATCGCGCCGGCGCCAACACCGGCACCTTCGTCCCGGTCGACGGGCAGCGGGTGCGGCTCACCGTGACCGACGCCCTCGGTTGCGTGGGGAGCACCGAGCAGTCGCTCGGAACCTGGGCTCATCCGGTGGCGCGGATCGGCTTTGCCTCCGGCGGCTCGCTGGTCTGCGAGGGCAGCGTGGTGGAGCTCGACGGCGCCGCCTCGACCGGCGGCAGCGGGGCCTCGGTCGTCGCCTGGTCGTGGGACGTGGACGACGACGGGGCAGGTGATCGCAGCGGCGTCGGTTCGGGGCCGATCCTGCCGCAGGATGGCCAGCGCGTCCGCCTCGAGGTGACCGACAGCAACGGCTGCGTGGGAGCGGCGGCGCAGACCCTCGGCGTGCGGGCGCCGCCGGTCGCCTCGATGGTCTTCACCAGCGGTGGCGCGGCGATCTGCGCCGGGGGGTCGGTCGCCCTCGACGGGAGCGGATCCCGCGACGTGGACGGCAACCCGGTGGCGAGCTGGTCCTGGGATCTGGAGGCGGACGGCACGGCGGATCGGAGCGGCTCCTCTTCGGGCGCGATCGTCCCCGTCGCCGGGCAGACGGTGCGGCTCACGGTGACCGATGGCCTCGGCTGCACCGCGTCTGCCGAGGAGACGGTGTCGGTTCGGGGCCTGCCGACGGCGGCGATCGGATTCGCGGCAGGGGCACCGCTCGTCTGCGAGGGGGGCAGCGTCGAGCTGGACGGCAGCGGCTCGAGCGACGTGGACGGCAATGCGGTCGCGTCCTGGTCCTGGGATCTGGAGAGCGACGGGGTCGTCGATCGCAGCGGCGCCAACACCGGCGCGCTCCAGCCGGTGGACGGGCAGCAGGTCCGCCTCACCGTGACCGACGCGCTCGGCTGCACGGCGAGCGCCGCTCGATCGCTCGCCACGCGGCAGCTGCCCACCGCGCGGATCGACTTTGCGGCAGGGGGCGATTCGGTCTGCGCCGGCGAGAGCGTGGCGCTCTCCGGCGGCAGCTCGCAGGACGCGGACGGAGGCCCGGTGGCTGCGTGGGATTGGGATCTCGACGGTGACGGAAGCGTCGACGCCGCCGGCGACGGGAGCGGGTCCTTCGTCCCCGCCGACGGCCAGCAGGCCCGACTCACGGTGCGGGACGCCTTCGGCTGCAGCGCCTCCGCCGTCCAGCGCCTCGGCGTGCGCAGCCGGCCCCTCGCCGACATCGACCTGATCGGCCACGCCATCGTCTGCGAGGGCGATACCGTCCAGCTCGACGGCAGCGCCTCCACCGATGCGGCGGGCGGGCCGGTGACGAGCTGGGCCTGGGAGCTCGACGGCGTCGCCGGCACGGTCGACTCGACCAGCGCCGTCACCCACGCCTTCGAGCCCAACGGCGCCGCCACCCTCACCGTCACGGCGGACGCCTGCACCGCCGAGGCGACGCAGCCCCTCACCACCCTCGGGCCCCGCTCGCTCTATCCCTGGACGAGCAGCGGTGGCGGCACGGCGCCGCCGGTCGACATCGTCTTCGTCGTCGACAACTCGGGGAGCATGGCCGACGAGATCGTCGCCATCCAGAACAACATCAACTCCAACTTCTCCCAGATCATCGGGCAGAGCGGCATCGACTACCGGGTGATCTTCCTCTCGAAGCACGGCGAGGTGAATCCCGACGAGTCGATCTGCATCTCGTCCCCCTTGAGCGGGACCGACTGCAACCCGATCCCCTCGCAGCCAGCCAACACCGCCAACTTCTTCCAGCTCGACGTCGAGGTGGGCAGCCACGACTCGCTCGACATCGTCCTCGACCGCTTCCACGACCAGGTGCGACGCCGCGGCCGGAACACCTGGATCGAGCCGGGCTGGGGCCAATGGCTGCGCGCCGGATCGCAGAAGGTCTTCGTCGAGATCACCGACGACGAGGCGTCGCTCTCCGCGAGCAGCTTCGAGACCTCGCTCTTCGCGCTCTCCTCCGCGCATTTCGGCGACGCCACCGCGCGCAACTACACCTGGCACAGCATCGTCGGCCTCGCCCAGAACGCGCCGATCTCCGCGGCGTGGGAGCCCGCCGATCCGCTCCAGACCCAGCTCTGCGGCGGCACCGTGATGGCAGCAGGCACCGAATACCAGGAGCTCAGCCGGCGCTCCGGCGGGCTTCGCTTCCCGATCTGCGAGTACGCCCACTTCGACGTGATCTTCCGGGCGATCGCCGATCACGTGGTCGAGAACGTCCGCCTCGACTGCAGCGTGGCGCTGCCGGTGGGCGACGGCCAGCCGGCGCTGGCGACCCTCGAGGTGGAGTGGACCCCGAGCAGCGGCGGGATCCTGGTGCTGCCGCAGGTCGCCGACGCAGCGGCGTGCGCCGGCGCGGACGGCTACTACGTCGACGCCGGCACCGTGCACCTCTGCCCCTCGACCTGCACCACGGTGCAGGCGGACGAGGGGGCGCGGATCGATCTCTCCGGCTGCCACCCGCTGGTTCCCACCCTGCCCACGCTGCCGTGA
- a CDS encoding phosphoribosyltransferase — translation MVFRDRIEAGRKLAEALSHLRGEDLIVLGLPRGGVPVAYEVARALDAPLDVAVARKLGAPMQPELGIGAIAPGVSVIDENSLALLGLKDEDLQPVVEDETRELHRRLLIYRGIDRLPDVHGRYVVLVDDGIATGVTTRAATRSLRRLHPARLLLAVPVGAPESVAALRHEVDELVCLHEPPLFHAVGAWYEDFSQTSDQEVLEYLARRRIERGEEPTAAAP, via the coding sequence ATGGTGTTTCGCGACCGCATCGAAGCCGGCAGGAAGCTGGCGGAGGCGCTGTCCCATCTGCGCGGCGAGGACCTGATCGTCCTCGGCCTGCCCAGGGGCGGCGTTCCGGTGGCCTACGAGGTGGCCAGGGCGCTCGACGCGCCCCTCGACGTGGCGGTGGCCCGGAAGCTCGGGGCCCCGATGCAGCCGGAGCTCGGGATCGGCGCCATCGCCCCGGGGGTGAGCGTGATCGACGAGAACTCGCTGGCGCTGCTGGGACTCAAGGACGAGGACCTCCAGCCGGTGGTCGAGGACGAGACCCGGGAGCTCCACCGCCGCCTCCTCATCTACCGGGGCATCGATCGGCTCCCGGACGTCCACGGGCGCTACGTCGTCCTCGTCGACGACGGGATCGCCACCGGCGTCACCACCCGGGCGGCCACGCGCTCCCTGCGGCGGCTCCACCCGGCCCGTCTCCTCCTCGCGGTGCCGGTCGGCGCGCCGGAGTCGGTGGCGGCCCTGCGCCACGAGGTGGACGAGCTGGTCTGCCTCCACGAGCCGCCGCTCTTCCACGCGGTCGGTGCCTGGTACGAGGACTTCTCGCAGACCAGCGATCAGGAGGTGCTCGAATACCTGGCCCGACGGCGGATCGAGCGCGGCGAGGAGCCGACCGCAGCAGCACCCTGA
- a CDS encoding 2-oxoglutarate dehydrogenase E1 component, producing the protein MGSGSESLPSHNLPFVEEMYARFLEDEASVDESWRNYFRSLGERVTPSAPAFQARSIFAPRGNGVAVASDSERRLAQAARQDRVAQLVQAYRLRGHLFAKLDPLGIQPTTPAPHFALERFGLNEGDLDKTFTAGGLRGTLREIIGHLEETYCRTIGVELSHIEDDRILEWLEDRMESTQNHVSLEREDQLQVLTKLTDAEIFEQFLHTSFVGAKRFSLEGAESFIPMMELIIARAAQADVREVVIGMAHRGRLNVLANVMGMPYREIFAEFADEDPNLYIGRGDVKYHLGYSADREIAGKKVHLSLSFNPSHLEFVDAVVQGRVRAKQDRRGDEARTGVMPIVVHGDAAIAGQGIVAELFNMANLPGYRVGGTIHVVINNQVGFTTDPEESRSTRYATDIAKMLQIPIFHVNGEDPESVVQVVQMAVDFRAKFGTDVVIDLYSYRKHGHNEGDEPSFTQPQLYEVIRKHPSVRDQFVRKLVEMGLVSREQADEIAQARRKVLDDQLAEARNGHKRKRPSAMAGLWARYAGGYERDTADVPTGVPVEELRYLAERLVTVPEGFTPHPKVVRLLDQRREMGEGKRALDWGMGEAMAFASLVTGGARVRLSGQDVERGTFSHRHSVLHDVKTGGEYCALNHLRQGQAKFEARNSPLSETSVLGFEYGYSLDTPDGLTIWEAQFGDFANAAQVIIDQFIVSGEDKWHRLSGVTLLLPHGFEGQGPEHSSARLDRWLALCAEDNIQVANVTTPAQIFHLLRRQVLRPYRKPLVVMSPKSLLRHPEAVSPLEDLANGSFERVLADSLFAGGEGDPAKVRRVLLCTGKVFYELLAERRNTGRDDVAIVRVEQLYPTPLEEIEAQLARFPNMSELVWVQEEPRNHGAWLHMWSQLTQSGLLRVPLAHVTRPASASPATGSGSSHKLEQRRLLEAAFAPMKYPTP; encoded by the coding sequence ATGGGATCCGGATCAGAGTCCCTCCCCAGCCACAACCTGCCCTTCGTCGAGGAGATGTACGCCCGTTTCCTCGAGGACGAGGCCTCGGTCGACGAGTCGTGGCGCAACTATTTCCGCAGCCTCGGTGAGCGCGTCACCCCCAGCGCCCCCGCCTTCCAGGCCCGGAGCATCTTCGCGCCCCGGGGCAACGGGGTGGCGGTCGCCAGCGACTCCGAGCGCCGGCTGGCGCAGGCGGCGCGGCAGGATCGCGTCGCGCAGCTGGTGCAGGCCTACCGCCTCCGCGGCCACCTCTTCGCCAAGCTCGATCCCCTCGGGATCCAGCCCACCACGCCGGCGCCGCATTTCGCGCTGGAGCGCTTCGGGCTGAACGAGGGCGACCTCGACAAGACCTTCACCGCGGGCGGCCTGCGCGGCACCCTCCGCGAGATCATCGGCCACCTCGAGGAGACCTACTGCCGGACCATCGGCGTGGAGCTCTCCCACATCGAGGACGATCGGATCCTCGAGTGGCTCGAGGACCGGATGGAGTCGACCCAGAACCACGTGAGCCTCGAGCGCGAGGACCAGCTGCAGGTTCTGACCAAGCTCACCGACGCCGAGATCTTCGAGCAGTTCCTCCACACGAGCTTCGTCGGGGCCAAGCGCTTCTCGCTCGAGGGCGCCGAGAGCTTCATCCCGATGATGGAGCTGATCATCGCGCGCGCCGCGCAAGCCGACGTGCGCGAGGTCGTGATCGGCATGGCGCACCGTGGCCGCCTCAACGTGCTGGCCAACGTGATGGGCATGCCCTACCGCGAGATCTTCGCGGAGTTCGCCGACGAGGACCCGAACCTCTACATCGGCCGCGGCGACGTGAAGTACCACCTCGGCTACTCGGCCGACCGGGAGATCGCGGGCAAGAAGGTCCACCTCTCGCTCTCGTTCAACCCGAGCCATCTCGAGTTCGTCGACGCCGTGGTGCAGGGCCGCGTCCGCGCCAAGCAGGACCGCCGCGGGGACGAGGCGCGCACCGGCGTGATGCCCATCGTCGTCCACGGCGATGCGGCGATCGCGGGGCAGGGCATCGTCGCCGAGCTCTTCAACATGGCGAACCTGCCCGGCTACCGGGTGGGCGGCACCATCCACGTCGTGATCAACAACCAGGTCGGCTTCACCACCGACCCGGAGGAGTCGCGCTCCACCCGCTACGCCACCGACATCGCCAAGATGCTGCAGATCCCCATCTTCCACGTGAACGGTGAGGATCCCGAGAGCGTGGTGCAGGTGGTGCAGATGGCGGTCGACTTCCGCGCGAAGTTCGGCACCGACGTGGTGATCGACCTCTACTCCTACCGCAAGCACGGCCACAACGAGGGTGACGAGCCGAGCTTCACCCAGCCCCAGCTCTACGAGGTGATCCGCAAGCACCCGTCGGTGCGCGATCAGTTCGTTCGCAAGCTGGTGGAGATGGGCCTCGTCAGCCGCGAGCAGGCTGACGAGATCGCCCAGGCCCGCCGCAAGGTCCTCGACGACCAGCTCGCCGAGGCCCGCAACGGGCACAAGCGCAAGCGGCCCTCCGCGATGGCAGGCCTCTGGGCCCGTTACGCCGGTGGCTACGAGCGCGACACCGCCGACGTCCCCACCGGCGTGCCGGTGGAAGAGCTCCGCTACCTCGCCGAGCGCCTCGTCACCGTCCCCGAAGGCTTCACGCCGCACCCGAAGGTGGTCCGCCTCCTCGACCAGCGGCGGGAGATGGGCGAGGGCAAGCGCGCGCTCGACTGGGGCATGGGCGAGGCGATGGCCTTCGCCAGCCTGGTCACCGGCGGCGCCCGGGTGCGCCTCTCCGGCCAGGACGTGGAGCGTGGCACCTTCAGCCACCGCCACTCGGTCCTGCACGACGTCAAGACGGGCGGCGAGTATTGCGCGCTCAACCACCTGCGCCAGGGGCAGGCGAAGTTCGAGGCCCGCAACAGCCCGCTCTCCGAGACCTCGGTCCTCGGCTTCGAGTACGGCTACAGCCTCGACACGCCCGACGGCCTGACCATCTGGGAGGCGCAGTTCGGCGACTTCGCCAACGCCGCGCAGGTGATCATCGACCAGTTCATCGTCTCCGGCGAGGACAAGTGGCACCGCCTATCCGGCGTGACGCTGCTCCTGCCCCACGGCTTCGAGGGGCAGGGCCCGGAGCACTCCTCCGCCCGGCTCGATCGCTGGCTCGCGCTCTGCGCCGAGGACAACATCCAGGTGGCCAACGTCACCACGCCCGCGCAGATCTTCCATCTGCTCCGGCGTCAGGTGCTGCGGCCCTACCGCAAGCCCCTGGTGGTGATGTCGCCCAAGAGCCTGCTCCGCCACCCGGAGGCGGTCTCGCCCCTCGAGGATCTGGCGAACGGCAGCTTCGAGCGCGTCCTGGCCGACTCGCTCTTCGCCGGCGGCGAGGGTGATCCCGCGAAGGTCCGCCGCGTGCTCCTCTGCACCGGCAAGGTCTTCTACGAGCTCCTCGCCGAGCGGCGGAACACCGGCCGCGACGACGTGGCCATCGTCCGCGTCGAGCAGCTCTACCCGACGCCGCTCGAGGAGATCGAGGCGCAGCTCGCGCGCTTCCCGAACATGAGCGAGCTGGTCTGGGTGCAGGAGGAGCCGCGCAACCACGGCGCCTGGCTGCACATGTGGTCGCAGCTCACCCAGAGCGGGCTGCTCCGCGTCCCCCTCGCCCACGTGACCCGGCCCGCCAGCGCGAGCCCCGCCACCGGCTCGGGCTCGAGCCACAAGTTGGAGCAGCGCCGCCTCCTCGAGGCCGCCTTCGCCCCGATGAAGTACCCCACGCCCTGA
- the odhB gene encoding 2-oxoglutarate dehydrogenase complex dihydrolipoyllysine-residue succinyltransferase yields the protein MMVNVTVPSLGESIVEAAIEKWTKKPGEYVSKGETVVTVESDKATLEVPAPVGGILRNVLKKDGDQVRIGEAIGEIEESEKPAAGAAAPAAAAAPAAAPAAPAPTAAPVAQPAAGTPSGPAARRLAAESGVSIDQVGGTGPGGRVLKEDVMRVVEGGAAPAQARAEAPAIAPAPSAVGPREEQAVAMTPMRRTIARRLVEAQQNAAMLTTFNEVDMSQAMALRSRYQEAFTKKYGIKLGFMSFFVKAAVEALKAFPLVNAEIRGSDIVYKNYYDVGVAVGGGKGLTVPVIRDADALSFAQTEQVIADLGARAKANKIKLEELQGGTFTISNGGIYGSMLSTPILNPPQSGILGMHNIQKRAVVVDDQIVIRPMMYLALSYDHRIVDGREAVQFLVRIKECIENPERILLEV from the coding sequence ATCATGGTGAACGTCACCGTTCCTTCCCTCGGCGAATCGATCGTCGAAGCAGCGATCGAAAAGTGGACCAAGAAGCCGGGTGAGTACGTCTCCAAGGGCGAGACCGTCGTCACGGTGGAGAGCGACAAGGCGACCCTCGAGGTCCCGGCCCCGGTGGGCGGCATCCTGCGCAACGTCCTCAAGAAGGACGGCGACCAGGTCCGCATCGGCGAGGCGATCGGCGAGATCGAGGAGTCGGAGAAGCCCGCAGCAGGCGCCGCTGCACCTGCAGCCGCTGCAGCACCTGCTGCCGCTCCCGCTGCCCCGGCTCCCACCGCCGCGCCCGTGGCCCAGCCCGCTGCTGGCACGCCGAGCGGCCCCGCTGCCCGCCGCCTCGCTGCAGAGTCCGGCGTCTCGATCGACCAGGTCGGGGGTACCGGCCCCGGCGGCCGCGTCCTCAAGGAGGACGTGATGCGCGTGGTCGAGGGCGGCGCAGCCCCGGCGCAGGCCCGTGCCGAGGCCCCTGCCATCGCCCCGGCGCCTTCCGCCGTCGGTCCCCGCGAGGAGCAGGCGGTGGCGATGACGCCGATGCGGCGCACCATCGCCCGGCGCCTGGTGGAAGCGCAGCAGAACGCAGCGATGCTGACGACCTTCAACGAGGTCGACATGTCGCAGGCGATGGCGTTGCGCAGCCGCTACCAGGAGGCGTTCACGAAGAAGTACGGCATCAAGCTCGGCTTCATGTCCTTCTTCGTGAAGGCGGCGGTCGAGGCGCTCAAGGCCTTCCCGCTCGTCAACGCCGAGATCCGCGGCAGCGACATCGTCTACAAGAACTACTACGACGTCGGTGTTGCGGTCGGCGGCGGCAAGGGCCTCACCGTTCCGGTGATCCGCGACGCGGATGCGCTCTCCTTCGCGCAGACCGAGCAGGTGATCGCCGACCTCGGCGCCCGCGCCAAGGCCAACAAGATCAAGCTGGAGGAGCTGCAGGGCGGCACCTTCACGATCTCGAACGGCGGCATCTACGGCTCGATGCTCTCGACGCCGATCCTCAACCCGCCCCAGAGCGGCATCCTCGGGATGCACAACATCCAGAAGCGCGCCGTGGTGGTGGACGACCAGATCGTGATCCGCCCGATGATGTACCTGGCGCTCTCCTACGACCACCGCATCGTCGACGGCCGCGAGGCCGTGCAGTTCCTCGTGCGGATCAAGGAGTGCATCGAGAACCCGGAGCGGATCCTCCTCGAGGTCTGA
- the lpdA gene encoding dihydrolipoyl dehydrogenase, translating to MDTFDLVVIGAGPGGYVAAIRAAQLGMKVACVEKVKALGGTCLRVGCIPSKALLEASHVYALNKHGAEKFGVKVTGLELDLPTMLAHKDAVVKANTGGVDGLFLKNKVKRFFGMGRIDAPGKVTVTAADGSEQQLEAKNVLVATGSVPSLIPGVELDREIVGTSDEAIDYQAVPRRMVVIGGGVIGLELGSVWSRLGAEVTVVEYLPRLMAGMDDELAAAALKIFTAQGLKFRLGCRVQSAKAVNGVGRVTFIDADGTEQTLEAEKVLVAVGRRPFTDGLGLEKAGVKIDNRGRVEIDDHFRTNVPGIWAIGDVVRGAMLAHKAEEEGVAAVEFMAGKAGHVNYDAIPNVVYTDPEIASVGKTEEELEAAGVPYKKGAFPFKFNGRARAMNAVDGFAKILAHEKTDRILGAHIIGPQAGHLIAEMAVAVEMMASSEDIARSSHAHPTLAEVLKEAAMAVEKRAIHQ from the coding sequence GTGGATACGTTCGACCTGGTGGTGATCGGTGCTGGACCCGGCGGTTACGTCGCGGCGATTCGTGCGGCGCAGCTGGGCATGAAGGTGGCGTGCGTGGAGAAGGTGAAGGCCCTGGGCGGCACCTGCCTCCGCGTCGGCTGCATCCCCTCGAAGGCGCTCCTCGAGGCGAGCCACGTCTACGCCCTCAACAAGCACGGCGCCGAGAAGTTCGGCGTGAAGGTGACGGGCCTCGAGCTCGATCTCCCCACGATGCTGGCCCACAAGGACGCGGTGGTGAAGGCCAACACCGGCGGCGTCGACGGCCTCTTCCTCAAGAACAAGGTGAAGCGCTTCTTCGGCATGGGCCGGATCGACGCGCCCGGGAAGGTGACGGTCACCGCCGCCGACGGCAGCGAGCAGCAGCTCGAGGCGAAGAACGTCCTCGTCGCCACCGGCTCCGTCCCCTCGCTCATCCCCGGCGTGGAGCTCGACCGGGAGATCGTCGGCACCTCCGACGAGGCGATCGACTACCAGGCGGTGCCCCGCCGGATGGTGGTGATCGGCGGCGGCGTCATCGGCCTCGAGCTGGGCTCGGTGTGGAGCCGCCTCGGCGCCGAGGTCACCGTGGTCGAGTACCTGCCGCGGCTGATGGCGGGCATGGACGACGAGCTCGCCGCTGCGGCCCTCAAGATCTTCACCGCCCAGGGCCTCAAATTCCGCCTCGGCTGCCGCGTGCAGTCGGCGAAGGCCGTGAACGGCGTGGGCCGGGTCACCTTCATCGACGCCGACGGCACCGAGCAGACCCTCGAGGCGGAGAAGGTGCTGGTGGCGGTGGGCCGCAGGCCCTTCACCGACGGCCTCGGCCTCGAGAAGGCCGGCGTGAAGATCGACAACCGCGGCCGGGTCGAGATCGACGATCACTTCCGCACCAACGTGCCGGGGATCTGGGCGATCGGCGACGTGGTGCGCGGCGCGATGCTCGCCCACAAGGCCGAGGAGGAGGGCGTCGCCGCGGTGGAGTTCATGGCGGGCAAGGCCGGCCACGTGAACTACGACGCGATCCCCAACGTGGTCTACACCGACCCGGAGATCGCCTCGGTGGGCAAGACCGAGGAGGAGCTCGAGGCAGCAGGTGTGCCGTACAAGAAGGGCGCCTTCCCCTTCAAGTTCAACGGCCGCGCCCGCGCCATGAACGCGGTGGACGGCTTCGCCAAGATCCTCGCCCACGAGAAGACCGACCGGATCCTCGGCGCCCACATCATCGGGCCGCAGGCCGGCCACCTCATCGCCGAAATGGCCGTGGCGGTGGAGATGATGGCCTCCTCCGAGGACATCGCCCGCTCCAGCCACGCCCACCCGACCCTCGCCGAGGTCCTCAAGGAAGCGGCGATGGCGGTGGAGAAGCGCGCCATCCACCAGTGA